DNA from Sorangium aterium:
TCGCTGGCAGATTCTTGATCACCATTGCCGGACCCATCCGTTCAATCGCACGTTGCGATTCGATGCACCCTGAAACGGGGCGCTGGTTCGAGCGACGCCCGCTTCAGAACTGCGAGAAGAAGCTCCAGATCGACGCGCCGGAGTTGTTCGGCAGGGCGTGGTCCCCGTCGAACTCGCACCAGACGACGGGGTAGCCCGCGTCGCAGCCCTCGTAGCTGACGCAGGGGCTCGGCTCGACCGGCGTGGTCTGCTGACCGCAGTGGTTTCGCTCGAGGAAGACATCGCGAGCGCTCTGACCGTTCTTGACCGGAACCACGCTGTCGGCGTTGCCGTGGGAGCCCCACATGGCCACGGGATGGTCGCCGTCCTCGCAGCCGCTGTAGAGCGCGCCGGACATGGGGGCGATGGCGCGGAAGACGTCGCCCATCGCACAGCCGACCGCGTAGGACATCATGCCGCCGTAGCTGAACCCCGTCGAAAAGATCCTGCTCTCGTCGATGCAGAGCTCGGCGCGGAAGCGGTCGAGCATGGCGCGGAGGAACGTCATGTCGCGGCCCCCCGGGTTCTCCCAGCCCTGGTCGATGCCCTCGGGCGAGACGAAGATCGTCGAGCCGTTGGCGCGACTCTGGAGGCCGTAGTAGCCGCCGCCGAACCCGGTCGCGACCTGCTGGGCCGAGCCGCCTCGGGGATGCCAGGTGAAGATCAGCCGATAAGGGTGGTTCGGATCGTAGCCGTCCGGCACGGCGAGGATGTACTCGCGCGT
Protein-coding regions in this window:
- a CDS encoding alpha/beta hydrolase family esterase; amino-acid sequence: MKTLRNFGVIAPGLVALAAFAALGCSSEGEATTEASSGGSAGGPGGPGSSASGATGGSSATGGPSATSGSSGAVSGAGGSGGRPDSGETGAGGGSVAGSGSSGAGGDAQSAGCGSATAPKSGRFSIDVGGTTREYILAVPDGYDPNHPYRLIFTWHPRGGSAQQVATGFGGGYYGLQSRANGSTIFVSPEGIDQGWENPGGRDMTFLRAMLDRFRAELCIDESRIFSTGFSYGGMMSYAVGCAMGDVFRAIAPMSGALYSGCEDGDHPVAMWGSHGNADSVVPVKNGQSARDVFLERNHCGQQTTPVEPSPCVSYEGCDAGYPVVWCEFDGDHALPNNSGASIWSFFSQF